A single genomic interval of Streptomyces sp. NBC_00663 harbors:
- a CDS encoding TetR/AcrR family transcriptional regulator produces the protein MTVTAVQKKVTRPRADALRNRERIVTAALEMFVEFGPDVPLDEIARRAGVGNATVYRNFPDRDALVREVVCSVMDRTSEAAEIALAESGDAFGALERFVHTSADERISALCPMVQSTFDQHHPDLEASRERIEELVGRLMDRAKAAGQLRDDVGVGDVMVAVAQLSRPPAGTGCLSADRFVHRHLQLFLDGLRAPARSTLPGTAVTMEDLRQS, from the coding sequence GTGACCGTGACCGCTGTGCAGAAGAAGGTGACCCGGCCCCGCGCCGACGCCCTGCGCAACCGGGAGCGCATCGTCACCGCCGCCCTGGAGATGTTCGTCGAGTTCGGCCCCGATGTGCCGCTCGACGAGATCGCCCGCCGCGCCGGTGTCGGCAACGCCACGGTGTACCGCAACTTCCCCGACCGTGACGCGCTCGTCCGCGAGGTCGTCTGCTCCGTCATGGACCGGACGTCCGAGGCGGCCGAGATCGCGCTCGCGGAGAGCGGGGACGCCTTCGGGGCCCTGGAGCGCTTCGTGCACACCTCCGCCGACGAGCGGATCAGCGCGCTGTGCCCCATGGTGCAGAGCACCTTCGACCAGCACCACCCCGACCTGGAAGCATCCCGCGAACGCATCGAGGAGCTCGTCGGCCGGCTGATGGACCGCGCCAAGGCGGCCGGTCAGCTCCGCGACGACGTGGGCGTCGGTGACGTGATGGTGGCCGTGGCCCAGCTCAGCCGGCCGCCGGCTGGCACGGGATGCCTCAGCGCCGACCGTTTCGTCCACCGCCATCTACAGCTGTTCCTGGACGGACTGCGGGCCCCGGCCCGCTCCACCCTGCCGGGCACGGCCGTGACCATGGAGGACCTCCGCCAGTCCTGA
- a CDS encoding class I SAM-dependent DNA methyltransferase: MALKKSDLYRSLWRSCDEQRGGMDAGQYKDYVLTLLFVKYVTDKAKSDPHSLIDVPAGGSFDDMVALKGDKEIGKKTNDIIRRLAEANGLEKVIDLADFNDEEKLGEGKDMQDRLSKLVTIFADLDFRGSRAEGDDLLGGAYEYLMRHFATESGRSKGQFYTPAEVSRVLAKVLGIGADTRQDHTVYDPTCGSGSLLLTVADEAPRGLTVYGQEKDNATWALAQMNMILHGYEDRDIRKGDTLTSPQFTPGAQLRTFDFAVANPPFSTESWSNGLENDYGRFEFGRPPQKNGDYAFLLHILTSLKDNGRAAVILPHGVLFRGHAEAAIRRELLDRGYIKGVIGLPANLFYGTGIPACVIVLDKEDAKTRTGVFMIDASQGFMKDGNKHRLRSQDIHKIVDVFTKQTEIERYARMVPLQEIAGPNNDYNLNIPRYIDSSEPEDIQDLHAHVHGGIPDRDLDALSRYWEAFPSLRATLFRPNRPGYSDLAVGVAEVQQAVLDSEEFQKFAAEARGRVDDWFAAHRPALRALDPDTVPKDLIAGISDDLLARFRNTPLLDEYDVYEQLMTYWHDVMHDDVFLVMNEGWCQAAKPRRTIEDKERKLSETPDLVIGSGRGATKHKTDLVPPALVVARYFADGQAKVDALHAAAADTSRAVEEYIEEHATEDGLLAGAMDDGKITKALAAARLKAARPEGPAEVDAQEVRALRHLVRLYDEEAGAKKAVREAQAALDLATLRKYGDLDEPEIRQLVLDDKWHATIADRVAGVADSLTFTLVGRIRQLGERYAETVGDITTELEQWEAKVAGHLAAMGIGR, encoded by the coding sequence GTGGCTCTCAAGAAGTCGGATCTGTACCGCTCGCTGTGGCGGAGTTGCGACGAGCAGCGCGGCGGCATGGACGCCGGTCAGTACAAGGACTACGTCCTGACGCTGCTGTTCGTGAAGTACGTGACGGACAAGGCCAAGTCCGACCCGCACTCCTTGATCGACGTCCCCGCCGGCGGGTCCTTCGACGACATGGTCGCCCTCAAGGGCGACAAGGAGATCGGCAAGAAGACCAACGACATCATCCGCCGGCTCGCCGAGGCCAACGGGCTTGAGAAGGTCATCGACCTGGCCGACTTCAACGACGAGGAGAAGCTCGGCGAGGGCAAGGACATGCAGGACCGGCTCTCCAAGCTGGTGACGATCTTCGCCGATCTCGACTTCCGCGGCAGCCGCGCCGAGGGCGACGACCTGCTGGGCGGCGCCTACGAGTACCTGATGCGCCACTTCGCCACGGAGTCGGGCAGGTCGAAGGGGCAGTTCTACACCCCGGCCGAGGTCTCGCGGGTACTCGCCAAGGTCCTCGGCATCGGAGCGGACACGCGCCAGGACCACACGGTCTACGACCCCACGTGCGGCTCCGGCTCGTTGCTCCTCACGGTGGCCGACGAGGCCCCGCGCGGCCTGACCGTCTACGGCCAGGAGAAGGACAACGCCACCTGGGCGCTGGCCCAGATGAACATGATCCTCCACGGCTACGAGGACCGTGACATCCGCAAGGGCGACACCCTCACCAGCCCGCAGTTCACCCCGGGCGCACAGCTGCGGACCTTCGACTTCGCCGTCGCCAATCCGCCGTTCTCGACCGAGTCGTGGAGCAACGGCCTGGAGAACGACTACGGCCGCTTCGAGTTCGGCCGGCCGCCGCAGAAGAACGGCGACTACGCCTTCCTGCTGCACATCCTCACGTCCCTCAAGGACAACGGCAGGGCCGCGGTCATCCTGCCGCACGGTGTGCTGTTCCGGGGCCACGCCGAGGCCGCCATCCGTAGGGAACTGCTGGACCGCGGCTACATCAAGGGCGTCATCGGCCTGCCCGCGAACCTCTTCTACGGCACCGGCATCCCGGCCTGCGTCATCGTTCTCGACAAGGAGGACGCCAAGACGCGAACCGGCGTCTTCATGATCGACGCCTCCCAGGGCTTCATGAAGGACGGCAACAAGCACCGCCTCCGGAGCCAGGACATCCACAAGATCGTCGACGTCTTCACCAAGCAGACCGAGATCGAGCGCTACGCACGCATGGTGCCGCTCCAGGAGATCGCCGGCCCGAACAACGACTACAACCTCAACATCCCGCGGTACATCGACTCCTCCGAGCCGGAGGACATCCAGGACCTGCACGCGCATGTGCACGGCGGCATCCCGGACCGCGACCTGGACGCGCTCAGCAGGTACTGGGAGGCGTTCCCGAGTCTTCGTGCCACGCTCTTCCGGCCGAACCGCCCGGGCTACAGCGACCTGGCGGTCGGGGTGGCCGAGGTACAGCAGGCCGTCCTGGATTCCGAGGAGTTCCAGAAGTTCGCCGCTGAGGCCCGCGGCCGGGTCGACGACTGGTTCGCCGCACACCGGCCGGCCCTGCGAGCGCTCGACCCGGACACGGTCCCCAAGGACCTGATCGCCGGTATCAGCGACGATCTGCTGGCCCGGTTCAGGAACACCCCGCTGCTCGACGAGTACGACGTCTACGAACAGCTCATGACGTACTGGCACGACGTCATGCACGACGACGTCTTCCTCGTCATGAACGAAGGGTGGTGCCAGGCGGCGAAGCCCCGCCGGACCATCGAGGACAAGGAGCGCAAGCTCTCCGAGACCCCGGACCTCGTCATCGGCTCCGGGCGCGGCGCCACCAAGCACAAGACGGACCTCGTCCCGCCGGCGCTCGTCGTCGCCCGGTACTTCGCGGACGGGCAGGCGAAGGTCGACGCGCTGCACGCGGCAGCGGCGGACACGAGCCGCGCCGTCGAGGAGTACATCGAGGAGCACGCCACGGAGGACGGCCTGCTCGCCGGGGCGATGGACGACGGCAAGATCACCAAGGCCCTCGCGGCGGCGCGCCTCAAAGCGGCTCGACCAGAGGGACCTGCGGAAGTCGATGCGCAGGAGGTCAGGGCACTGCGGCACCTGGTGCGGCTGTACGACGAGGAGGCCGGCGCCAAGAAGGCCGTCAGGGAAGCCCAGGCCGCCCTCGATCTGGCGACGTTGAGGAAGTACGGCGACCTCGACGAGCCTGAGATCAGGCAGCTCGTCCTCGACGACAAGTGGCATGCCACGATCGCGGACCGGGTGGCCGGTGTCGCGGACTCCCTGACGTTCACGCTCGTCGGACGTATCCGGCAGCTGGGCGAGCGCTACGCGGAGACGGTCGGGGACATCACCACCGAGCTGGAACAGTGGGAAGCCAAGGTGGCCGGCCATCTTGCCGCGATGGGGATCGGCCGGTGA
- a CDS encoding M6 family metalloprotease domain-containing protein, with protein sequence MQQTSRAAQQTSRRIRPRRVAALVSVTALTLAVSTSAGTRHLTAAPAPAGAGPVALARTSAHGPCLIRGGSAIQMSEGVPTTGGYSRSTGTVRALTLMIDFSDARGRGPALDRFREFFPQTQDWFRTSSYGRLDYRPETPIPTWLRMPKSFAAYGIERGAPFDPGYRDLVQDIVAAADPKVDFRSYDFLNVLVTPNAGPSALDTVLSVTFAGNPDAPVADGVPVANASFVYSRQDDGSGSYAQTGYRVLPHENGHVFGLPDLYTAGGGGSVGHWDIMSEDWGANNDLLGWHKWKLGWLDASQVTCATARGTTEYALTPMARTGGAKLLFVPVSGRTGYAVELRTREGNDEAVCRPGALIYKVDADVDTGMGPVTVYDSRRDSGGCTRSPNVHAELSDAPFAPGQVFKDRRHGIRIEVAGVDPSGDYRVRVTRD encoded by the coding sequence ATGCAGCAGACCAGCCGGGCAGCGCAGCAGACCAGCCGTCGGATACGCCCGCGCCGCGTCGCCGCCCTCGTGTCCGTGACCGCGCTGACCCTCGCGGTCAGCACCTCGGCCGGTACACGTCACCTCACGGCGGCCCCCGCACCCGCGGGCGCCGGACCGGTCGCGCTGGCCCGCACCTCCGCCCACGGCCCCTGTCTGATCCGCGGCGGCTCCGCGATCCAGATGTCCGAGGGCGTCCCCACCACCGGCGGCTACTCCCGCTCCACCGGCACCGTCCGCGCCCTCACCCTGATGATCGACTTCTCCGACGCGCGGGGCCGCGGCCCCGCCCTCGACCGATTCCGCGAGTTCTTCCCGCAGACCCAGGACTGGTTCCGCACCAGTTCCTACGGCCGCCTCGATTACCGCCCCGAGACGCCGATCCCGACCTGGCTGCGCATGCCGAAGTCCTTCGCGGCGTACGGCATAGAGCGCGGCGCGCCCTTCGACCCCGGCTACCGGGACCTGGTCCAGGACATCGTGGCCGCCGCCGACCCGAAGGTGGACTTCCGGTCGTACGACTTCCTGAATGTGCTGGTCACCCCGAACGCCGGGCCCTCCGCGCTGGACACGGTCCTGTCGGTGACCTTCGCCGGGAACCCGGACGCCCCGGTCGCCGACGGCGTCCCGGTCGCCAACGCGTCCTTCGTCTACTCCCGCCAGGACGACGGCTCCGGCTCCTACGCGCAGACCGGCTACCGGGTCCTGCCGCACGAGAACGGGCATGTCTTCGGGCTGCCCGACCTCTACACGGCGGGCGGCGGCGGCTCGGTCGGCCACTGGGACATCATGAGCGAGGACTGGGGCGCCAACAACGACCTCCTCGGCTGGCACAAGTGGAAACTGGGCTGGCTGGACGCCTCCCAGGTGACCTGCGCGACCGCCCGCGGCACCACCGAGTACGCCCTCACCCCGATGGCCAGGACCGGCGGCGCCAAGCTGCTCTTCGTGCCGGTCAGCGGCCGTACCGGATACGCGGTGGAGCTGCGCACCCGCGAGGGCAACGACGAGGCGGTGTGCCGGCCCGGGGCGCTGATCTACAAGGTGGACGCCGACGTCGACACCGGGATGGGCCCGGTCACGGTGTACGACTCCCGCCGGGACAGCGGCGGCTGCACCCGCAGCCCCAACGTCCACGCGGAACTCTCCGACGCCCCCTTCGCCCCGGGCCAGGTCTTCAAGGACCGCAGACACGGGATCCGGATCGAGGTGGCGGGGGTCGACCCGTCGGGCGACTACCGGGTACGCGTGACGCGGGACTGA
- a CDS encoding IclR family transcriptional regulator domain-containing protein — translation MPAKTITTMDDAVAPTAAAAVPAEAVTPLIRGIAVLRELTEAGGALSPSALERATGLARSTVDRITATLARMGYVRLDGRDVVLTPRLMDLGNAYLAALRLPALLDARADELADELDESVSLAVADRDGIRFIHQATRRRAMSLSFRIGDLLPAERTAPGALFATEWTDADRRAWRERRAADPEDRGFPAVPPREHPGPDEEFERRAAQAAVDGWALDDQLIEPGLVAVAVPVREPHTGRIACAASVVSHTSRHTAAGLRDTLLPRLRAAVADMERELRQTPVAEAGSGPSGLAIWTGASKQELGRGFVESLARGLTVLTAFGEGRAALTLTEVAKATGLARATARRALITYEHLGLVTATGHRTFALTPRVLSLGFPPLARTTLSEIATPHLADLSARIHESASLAVLTAHGDEIQYTARVATNRVMSVNLAVGTRLPAYATSMGRVLLADLPPARRNPGELRPLTPRTLTDRAALDRLLTEVRAQGYALVDEELEAGLRSIAVPVRDHRGRVVAALNTAMHTTRRTPAQCVSDLLPELRATATAIEQDFHTAGRFTRVPTA, via the coding sequence ATGCCCGCGAAGACGATCACGACCATGGACGACGCCGTGGCGCCGACGGCCGCTGCCGCCGTGCCGGCGGAGGCGGTCACGCCGTTGATCCGCGGGATCGCGGTACTGCGGGAGCTGACCGAGGCGGGCGGCGCGCTGAGCCCGAGCGCGCTGGAGCGGGCGACCGGCCTCGCGCGGTCCACGGTCGACCGCATCACCGCCACCCTCGCCCGCATGGGATACGTCCGCCTCGACGGCCGGGACGTGGTCCTCACCCCCCGGCTGATGGACCTCGGCAACGCCTATCTGGCCGCCCTGCGGCTGCCCGCCCTGCTGGACGCGCGCGCCGACGAACTGGCCGACGAACTCGACGAGTCGGTGTCCCTGGCGGTCGCCGACCGCGACGGCATCCGCTTCATCCACCAGGCCACCCGCCGCCGCGCGATGTCCCTGAGCTTCCGTATCGGCGACCTCCTGCCGGCCGAACGCACCGCGCCGGGCGCCCTGTTCGCGACGGAGTGGACGGACGCGGACCGGCGGGCCTGGCGGGAACGCCGGGCGGCGGACCCCGAGGACCGGGGTTTTCCGGCCGTACCGCCCCGCGAACACCCGGGTCCGGACGAGGAGTTCGAGCGCCGGGCGGCACAAGCGGCCGTCGACGGCTGGGCGTTGGACGACCAGCTGATCGAACCGGGCCTGGTGGCGGTCGCGGTACCGGTACGGGAGCCGCACACCGGGCGGATCGCGTGTGCGGCGAGCGTCGTCAGCCACACCAGCCGGCACACGGCGGCCGGACTGCGGGACACCCTGCTGCCGCGGCTGCGGGCGGCGGTGGCGGACATGGAACGGGAGCTGCGGCAGACGCCCGTAGCGGAGGCGGGGTCCGGGCCGTCCGGTCTCGCGATCTGGACCGGGGCGTCCAAGCAGGAGCTCGGCAGGGGGTTCGTGGAGTCCCTGGCCCGCGGGCTGACCGTGCTGACCGCGTTCGGCGAGGGCCGGGCCGCCCTGACCCTGACGGAGGTGGCGAAGGCGACGGGCCTCGCGCGCGCCACGGCCCGCCGCGCCCTGATCACCTACGAGCACCTGGGCCTCGTCACCGCGACCGGGCACCGCACCTTCGCCCTCACGCCCCGGGTGCTGTCCCTGGGCTTCCCGCCCCTGGCCCGCACCACGCTGTCCGAGATCGCGACCCCGCATCTGGCGGACCTCTCCGCCCGTATCCACGAGTCGGCGTCGCTGGCGGTGCTCACCGCGCACGGCGACGAGATCCAGTACACCGCCCGCGTCGCCACGAACCGGGTGATGAGCGTCAACCTCGCCGTCGGCACCCGGCTCCCGGCCTACGCCACCTCCATGGGCCGCGTCCTGCTGGCCGACCTCCCGCCGGCCCGCCGCAACCCCGGAGAGCTGCGCCCGCTGACCCCGCGCACCCTCACGGACCGCGCGGCCCTCGACCGGCTCCTCACCGAGGTCCGCGCGCAGGGGTACGCCCTGGTGGACGAGGAGTTGGAGGCGGGCCTGCGCTCGATCGCGGTCCCGGTGCGCGATCACCGGGGCCGGGTGGTGGCGGCCCTGAACACCGCCATGCACACCACCCGCCGCACCCCCGCGCAATGCGTGAGCGACCTGCTCCCGGAACTCCGGGCGACCGCTACGGCGATCGAACAGGACTTCCACACGGCGGGCCGCTTCACCCGGGTACCGACGGCCTGA
- a CDS encoding MFS transporter — translation MSQTAAKAPGAPAPSGDANRWRALVFIALAQLMVVLDATIVNIALPSAQVDLGISDGNRQWVVTAYALAFGGLLLFGGRIADLWGRKNAFVVGLIGFALASALGGAATNQAMMFGARALQGVFGALLAPAALSLLAVMFTDAKERAKAFGIYGAIAGGGGAVGFILGGVLTEYMDWRWTFFVNIPFAIVAALGAYFVIREPEGGRNRNPLDIPGVLLSTLGLVALVYGFTRAESNGWGDSVTVGMFVASAVLLLAFVVTEAKVKAPLLPLRVVTDRNRGGIYLSLGIAIIAMFGTFLFLTYYLQVVKGFSPIKTGFAFMPMIVGMMVGSTQIGTRLMTRLPARMLMGPGFLVAAVGMLLMTQLEIGSSYASTILPAMLLLGLGMGTAFMPAMSLATYGIEPRDAGVASAMVNTSQQVGGAIGTALLNTIAASATTSYVADHIGSATSKSQQQLVALEGQVHGYTNAIWFAVGMLVLAAAIVVTLVNAGRPDTSAVAGAGEGAEDELPVPVVAH, via the coding sequence ATGTCTCAAACAGCCGCAAAGGCTCCCGGCGCACCGGCCCCGTCCGGTGACGCCAACCGCTGGCGGGCGCTCGTCTTCATCGCGCTCGCCCAGCTGATGGTCGTCCTCGACGCCACCATCGTGAACATCGCCCTGCCGTCCGCCCAGGTGGACCTCGGCATATCCGACGGCAACCGGCAGTGGGTCGTCACGGCCTACGCCCTCGCCTTCGGTGGCCTCCTCCTCTTCGGCGGCCGGATCGCCGACCTGTGGGGCCGTAAGAACGCCTTCGTCGTCGGCCTGATCGGCTTCGCACTCGCCTCCGCACTCGGCGGCGCGGCCACCAACCAGGCCATGATGTTCGGCGCCCGCGCCCTCCAGGGCGTCTTCGGCGCGCTGCTCGCGCCCGCCGCGCTCTCCCTGCTCGCCGTGATGTTCACGGACGCCAAGGAGCGGGCCAAGGCGTTCGGCATCTACGGTGCCATCGCCGGTGGTGGCGGTGCCGTGGGCTTCATCCTCGGTGGCGTGCTGACCGAGTACATGGACTGGCGCTGGACGTTCTTCGTCAACATCCCGTTCGCCATCGTCGCCGCGCTCGGCGCCTACTTCGTCATCCGTGAGCCCGAGGGCGGCCGCAACCGCAACCCGCTCGACATCCCCGGCGTCCTGCTCTCCACCCTGGGTCTGGTCGCGCTGGTCTACGGCTTCACCCGCGCCGAGTCCAACGGCTGGGGCGACTCCGTGACCGTCGGCATGTTCGTCGCCTCCGCGGTCCTGCTGCTCGCGTTCGTCGTCACCGAGGCCAAGGTCAAGGCCCCGCTGCTGCCGCTGCGCGTGGTCACCGACCGCAACCGCGGCGGTATCTACCTCTCGCTCGGTATCGCGATCATCGCGATGTTCGGCACCTTCCTGTTCCTGACCTACTACCTCCAGGTCGTGAAGGGCTTCTCGCCGATCAAGACCGGCTTCGCGTTCATGCCGATGATCGTCGGCATGATGGTCGGCTCGACCCAGATCGGCACCCGTCTGATGACCCGGCTGCCGGCCCGCATGCTGATGGGCCCCGGCTTCCTGGTCGCCGCGGTCGGCATGCTGCTGATGACGCAGCTGGAGATCGGCTCGTCGTACGCCTCGACGATCCTGCCCGCGATGCTGCTGCTCGGTCTCGGCATGGGTACGGCGTTCATGCCCGCCATGTCCCTGGCCACGTACGGCATCGAGCCGCGTGACGCCGGTGTCGCCTCCGCGATGGTCAACACCTCGCAGCAGGTGGGCGGCGCCATCGGTACGGCCCTGCTGAACACGATCGCCGCCTCCGCCACCACGTCCTACGTCGCCGACCACATCGGCTCCGCGACCTCCAAGTCGCAGCAGCAGCTGGTGGCGCTGGAGGGCCAGGTGCACGGCTACACCAACGCGATCTGGTTCGCCGTCGGCATGCTGGTCCTGGCCGCGGCCATCGTGGTGACCCTGGTCAACGCCGGCCGTCCCGACACGTCGGCCGTGGCCGGTGCCGGGGAGGGCGCGGAGGACGAGCTGCCGGTCCCGGTCGTCGCCCACTGA